The Plutella xylostella chromosome 11, ilPluXylo3.1, whole genome shotgun sequence genome contains the following window.
GTGATGATTTTAAACAGGTAGTGTGTAGTGTTTCACTGTTTATGAGCAGCATCCTACATCATAGGCCTTCTCGGGGATATTGCCATAATATCCACTCTTGGCAGGTGGGTTTCAGATATCACACAACCCAAACATATTATAcaacataataacaaaatatctgCCCTGGCCAGGAATCAAACCTAGGACCTTCAACATAGCAGTCACCATCCCTAACTACTACTCCATAGGGTTGTTTTCCATCTGATTTCATTTAACTCATAATTTTATTCCAGACATTCGGCTTTGGAGTGGAGCTGCCACTCCAGACAGAATCCTTCTCCAAACTAACCAAAACCGCACCAAAACATGAAGACTTCACAATCAGCTATGACAAACCATCTGAACCGACTGACCTGGAGCCTTCAGACTCCAAGAGCAAAGAGATAAACCCTACAGTAACAACAACGAATGAGGAAATCAAACAAATAGACTCTGTTAAAGTAGAAATgctccctgatgatgaagattgTATGGATACTATGGATATAGAGCAACCGTTTACACCGGCTCCTATAGAAGACCCACTATCCGATGTGCCTTCACCAGCGTTCACAGAAGTCAATATCAAACCATTGCAGATACTCAACAAAGAAACAACCACGAAACAGCCTCTAGTAGTAAACAAAGTCGTTGCATCTCCAGTCGTGACAAAGAAACTGATACCGGTTCAAAAGCTACCGGGTACGAGTAAGACGTTGAAAAAGATTCAGATACCACCGCATGTGGCGAAGCAACTACAGTTGTTAGCTTCGAGTAGCACTAAACCGGTGCAAGTGAGAATAGGAAATAGTAGCGAGTTTAAAAATCTTGTTCTTGTGAAAAAAGGTGATGTGCCACCGCTAGTTAGTGTTGCTAGTGAGAACAAAGTTGAAGTTAAAGAAGAAGAGACTAAGGAGGAGGAAAAGAAAGAAGTCAAACCAAAGATGAAGGTGGTCAAGAGAAAGGTGAAAACTAATGTTGCAGTGAAAGCGAAATCCGAGCTTCTTAAGAAAAAGGTGAGTTTTTAAatcttaactaatattataagtggGGGAGTGATACTGAAATACGAGTGCGTATCGAAATTGCCCGAGCGTCATTCATGAATCTGAAAAAAGTTCTGTGTTGTCGACAACTTTCTATAAAACTCCGTACCAAGATTCTGAAGTGCTACGTGTGGCCCATCGTCCTTTATGGGTGCGAGTCATGGACCATAAAGGAAAACTTCAAGAAAAAACTTGAAGCTTTCGAGATGTGGTGTTACCGACGCATGCTTCGAATCAGTTGGACCGATAAAGTCACCAATGTCGAAGTTCTGAAACGAATGCATAAGCAAGTGGAACTCGTGCGTACCATTAAGCAGCGCAAAGTAGCCTACTTAGGACACGTTTTGCGTAATAAACGATACCAGCTGCTACATACCATAATAATGGGCAAAGTGGAAGGAAAGAGAAGGCCTGGAAGGAGAAAATTGACGTGGCTGTGCAACATCAAAGAGTGGACCGGTGTAAAAACCGTggaagaattatttaaaacagccaggaatagagagcgctgcaaagagctgactgccaaccttcaatgatggagaggcactataagaagaagaatattataaatgcgaaagtaactgtgtctgtctgtctgtttgtctgttactctttcacgccaaaactactgaacagatttgaatgaaatttggtatacatatggtctagaccctgagaaagaacataggctattttattgttattattatttataccgaaattcccacgggaaaactttttaaggcgaagcgaaatGCTCGTGGGAAcagctttatttttataaaattaaaaacatggGGCTCTGTCCTAAAAGTCCCATGACGATTATCGAATGCCAATGTTCGATACTGTAGTTGTTAACTCTCTGTACTGTCACCAGTGCAGCGATTAtaagattcgaaacctccgtttacgttgcgtatcgtcaactgtcactgtcaaaatgtaaggctttgttagttccaaaagtgacatttgttttttccatgtaatgtagtttcgaaaatagtatcgaatcctgtgatcgcaccTCAGCTAATGTCTCGCCGACCGATGTTTGAGCAATGCTGTGCCAATCTTCGATACTGTAGTTATGAACTTTCTATCTCTCTCTTTCATCAGCTATTGTCTCGCTTGCGCAAgaagccgccgccgccgccggcgcagGACGACGACCCCACGCCCAGCGTCGACGCCACCTACCAGCGGTTCTCAAACATGCTGCGGACTAGCCTGCCTGAGGACCACCGGAATCATGTTCGGGTATGGAGTAGTTAAGaaagaaatagaaataatatttgtttcaaacacacacagaaacaacacaaacatgagtaaagtaaattaaaaaaacaagtttaaaAAGTCATTAAATATTAGTGTGAGTATTGTTTCCCGGTGCTGAAACAGGTCATAGCTCAGTTTGATGCTATGGTTGGCcttagcgctggttttcagctatCTATTATAATATCACATTTCACACTAGTAATATCTGAATTGATCAAAACCAACACATCACACTTCACACTACTTGACTTGACCTACCAGCGGTTTTTCAACATGCTGAGGACTAGCCTGCCTGAAGACCACCGTAACTGTAATGTCTAcgaagtaaataaaacatctCATTTCACACTAGTAAACTGGTAACAAGTGAATTGATCAAAACCATCACATCACACTTCACACTTGTAATAAGGttgttgattaaaaataacaaaacacatTTCACACTAGTAGCGACATTCCagcaattcttttttttttaaaaaacaatccTGTCCAATGGCCATCTTCATTAGATCACACTTGTGGCAACTTCATTGAACAAATACATCACACCATACTTCACACTAGTAATAGTAACAACTTGATCAAAAGTATCACATCACATTTCACACCAGTAACAACTTGATCAAGAGCAATCACAATACATTTCACTCTAGCAATATGTTTATAGACCATAACCCGCATAACCGTCACACTTGACTCTagaatttcatattttgtaaatgacAGTAAAAACTCGCCCCTCTTtctaacaccctgtacatataTTCCCAGGTACTAGTGATGACAGACGACGAAATGAACGAGCGCCGAGACGAGATGCGTCTAGAACCACAGTTCGTGAACTCGCAGTGGAAGTGTGAAACCTGCATTATAGGATACTACTCGGAGCAGCAGCTTGAAGACCATAACAAGGCTAAGCATTTTGTTGTGAGTTGTAATTTAGTAGATACGTGGGGTGCTCAGGATGTCGCAAAAATAAGACATAAGGGGGTGGGTGACTCATGGggttcattctgaacaacttttaattttcaaaactcacagaagaaaagttgtttagaatgatcccctgagtcaccccctatctgtttagtatattttatacaacaccctgtacatgaCACTAGATGCCACGAGTGTATACGTACTGCGCGTGTCAAAAAGTACAtttagggtcaattcagacgtaccacaaccacaccacagccacaaccacaccacaaccacgcggtgtggtcgggcgtatattttgtattgacaatgaataatccaattcacacgtgccacattttgccgttgttatcgaccacctgtgtaatacgaccacatcgcaaccacatcgcaaccacaacgcaaccacatcgcaacggcaacgccgccacgcggcggcggcaccgcggcaacctgttttCCATATTgactgcacacgacgacgtggttaccacatcgcaatgacagcgacaacgcaaccacatcgacattttgtcgctgccacaacgcaactgcaaaaagccgctgtcacacaattcacacgtaaccacagcttgaccacattttgtcgctgcgacgtggtgtggttgtggtacgtgtgaattgacgcttagTTCCCCCCAGCCGTCATTGTCAgtgtcaataataataattcatatcacaggggtataatcgtgacagttctgacattgcgaaaaagagacgcttagctacattaagcgtaagaaagaaacgttaagatgtaaatattttttgtcctttttgctgtggcgcctgtttacgtcaggtctctttgccaaacaatgaaacaaatgaaaaatctgtgccaaacaaaggctgacagttacaacaaaattttctaaatgctatttatttttgatttgctagtgatttgtgggtgtttattaagtttattagactattatcatcacttaacgagtgtgtgacatgggtgggtggattttgttcggttgtacagagcatattgaacgaaaacacgatggaatgatggatgagatatattttcacatgtaagtagatactatcaagtttaacaagcttacattcatcatagtactatctattggctcgattttaatataaaacgatactaattttaatactgtaaggtcttttagtatcagttttaagtaaaaattacgaggtaccatatcataacaaatcacatggggttgcaagttattgaaaatttattttacccacaaatattatagtatgcaaagaaaatactagaaattgtaacggactcgggttgggtttacaaatggggcgcacgaattcggtttttgtgaagattgtattttgtagaagtcattctcctctttcaaatgaggtgcctctcattgtgaggaaacgttcgtttcttttttttcttccatgtgtgatttcttctgtataatataaagtttattgtattgatacgaaatacgtgtttcctttaaaaaaaaccccatcacatatttggcccacgattataatgctcatgctcatccatttatctctttcataggtttccgacagaaaaaaaaatatcaagaaaatggatagacattaccggtcgcacaaattgggaaccaaggaaacatacaaaaattgtgttcggcacattttgaagaggattgtttcgattggacgaagacaatgaattatacaatccactcagtttgtgtatattaaataattatattgaaatcaaataagtatgagtaaagttttttttcttatatcgtcggttgacaggaaaaactcactaaggctgatttttcaatattcagataaatgttatctgggtaatacaaacattgagaaacattgagacgcaacagcatcaaaattatttccaggcaaaacttttgtctggctattgaaaaattagcctttagtgtctttttcctatcaaccgacgacatactcaagttttgtttttgttattatgataagttaaatttccccattatttaggttttatttttttgtcggcaacatctatggtttgagtgagaaagagaatagtgcacacggcgattgcgaatctatttgtagttgatctgagATTCATATAGATACAAATTTCATAGACACGCGTGGTTATCATAGAAATCAGTGCATTTGTGGTATCTAGTGTCATTTATGTCTgcgggtgacgacttgcgaaagtgGCTGTTAATTCATgaatactcaatactcaatactcaaacttttattgcatccataagtaaGTTTTACAAGTGTTGGGGGAAGCTATTGGATAGGGATGACTTTTTGCggttaaaatcattttatttcatgtccgtaaggcgtttaaatctcgagatatgattttttatgaaaactaagtatctaaaactttaaaatggccgccatttctagaatattgagatttgactcCGCATatgttttctcgatgaaatcactcgtagaatacacccttaaagtttgtcgggttcgaaaaacaacacattgtatatcgcatccagtggctgTGCtatgggagaggcctacgtccgcAATATCACGTTAAAATATACATGACCAACATTTATGTATTCATCATGTTTAGCAAAAGCTATCCCACTCAGCACAATGCCACTTCCAGCGGGAGCTCGAGCTGGTCTGCCCCGTGTGCCGCGCCTACATCCCCGAGCACATGTACAGCTTCCACTATGGCCGGCACAGAGTGTCGTACGTTTGTCTGTTGTGCGACGAGAAGTTGTATGAGCCGAAGAGGGTTAAAGAACACATGAGGGCTCACAATAAGGTGGAGACCACGGAGTTTCGGTGCAATGTTTGTCAGAAGGTTTTCAAGTGAGTACtcttttttattgtgttaatACAAAAAGCTGGTGTAAATGTAGTTTTTTGCACTATGTAATACTAGTATGTAGGTAGCTATAATTATGTGAAGGAAGCTTTTTTATACGCAGGTCCtgtaaaatgaaattatataAATGATCTGCTAAAATTACTGAAAagaatttgaaaatgataaatagattttttatCATTGCTATACTGCAAAAAGCAATTAATtcgattttttttgttaaaaaggCCTTAACAGTAGGCGTAGGCCTACCATTCTGTTTCTACTTCATTTTAccgtttaatttaacttataatccatttattaattaaaatacaaaatttatcaaaCATAACTACAATCCAAAAAAATAGCATCGTTTATCATCACTATTTGTCTCTCAAACGATATACAAGTCCAGCTTGaactttatacattttatataaacatTTATACATTTCCTACCACTATCTCTCTCACACATGACTCTACAATTCCAGCTCGAAGCACCGTCGCAAGGTGCACAAGGAGAAGGAGCACGCGCCTGTAGAGGAGTACACGTGCGAGGTGTGCGGCAAGACCTTCGACAGACGCTGGTCGTGGAAGGACCACGTCAAGTAAGTTATTAGATTCAGAAGTaagataagttaaatttcaaaaaattacggaaaaaaaaggtattttccgtgggaattccgggataaaaagtagcctatctTCTAATATAGGGTGTCAGCTTGCTACATTCCAAATTTCACCAAAATCGGTCCAGTAGTTTCTGcgtaaaagagtaacaaagattattacatacacacatacacgaCGCGAGTCGAGGAGTTCACGTGCGAGGTGTGCGGCAAGACCTTCGATAGACGCTGGTCGTGGAAGGACCACGTCAAGTGAGTTATTGGATTCAGAAATGGGATAAGTAATAGGTGACTTCTTAAAAATCGTGAAAGAAATATGGCTGAAAAAggattttcccgtgggaattccgggataaaatgtAAACTATCCTGTAATATAGGATGTAAGCTTGTTACATGCCAGATTTCGACCAAATCCGTTCATTAGTAGTGTGGTGCAATACCCCTATCATGAGACGCAAGGTCCAATATTTGCGTAGCGCTCACTCACTTCCCGCGGCTATGTTTAGATAGGCTAGCTGGACacccaatatatttttatcatatcGTGTCTTATCTTATCCACAGGCGCCACAACATCCCGAACGACCCGGTGGAGTGCCACGTGTGTCACAAGACATACAAGAACTCTATCACATTCGCCATGCACTATAGGAATGGTGAGCTTTAAAACGTCCTTAAGGCTTAAATACTTCACggctaataaataaataaattgttgcCCGTGAGACTACCggtataaaaagtagcctatgtgacAGCTTGCTTTCTAGTAACTTTCCAGTGAAAGCGTAACAAACATATTTACATTCTCACAAACATTAGTAGGATAACTTTACTAGTAtaggtttttctttattgattgAGCAGTCGACTCAATAATTTGTATGACGAGGAGCTAGTTCAGCtacttaccgctaggtggcgactctccGCGCTATTAAAATTTGCCGCTATTCGCCGCTTTCTGGTGGCCTATGGGACACACATTAGGAGTCCAAATTAACGAGtatttttcagtatttttttcattaaaaatagatattctttatttgtacaccattacaaaaaacttaatctaatacatatgtacaaatggcggtcttatcataTATAGatttcttccaggcaacctttggatgAAAGGATATTTCGATGCATTACTATGTATTATTTTCAGTCCACAAGCGCGCAACAGGCGAGAAGGTTCGCTGCGAGCAGTGCGACAAGCAGTTACACTCGCTAACTTTCGTCCTTATAACATTAGTagaaccagcgctgtggccttattgtctacagcacatgctgagccgGTGCCGTTTGACGCTCTGGATAGCAATCTTTTTTGTTAttctttgttttgtattgtacaACTTACGACtttctgtattttttctttttgtcaGTGTCTCATTTTCTTGTTGATAGGGagtcaaatatatattttgtctTTTAGAATAACTTtcaaatattctattctagtcCACAAGCGCGCGACGGGCGAGAAGGTCCGCTGCGAGCAGTGCGACATGCAGTTCGTGAACGCGACGTGTCTCGCATCCCGCGTGTACACTCGTTACTGGCTGTTGTCTG
Protein-coding sequences here:
- the LOC105389623 gene encoding zinc finger protein 62 homolog isoform X2, which gives rise to MDNLCTACLSKDRQLYKLQNLHTIYYTLVPGVEINLPEVQLCWECRCMLRRCHQFQRNVLAARDILVAHFFNPNVDTFGFGVELPLQTESFSKLTKTAPKHEDFTISYDKPSEPTDLEPSDSKSKEINPTVTTTNEEIKQIDSVKVEMLPDDEDCMDTMDIEQPFTPAPIEDPLSDVPSPAFTEVNIKPLQILNKETTTKQPLVVNKVVASPVVTKKLIPVQKLPGTSKTLKKIQIPPHVAKQLQLLASSSTKPVQVRIGNSSEFKNLVLVKKGDVPPLVSVASENKVEVKEEETKEEEKKEVKPKMKVVKRKVKTNVAVKAKSELLKKKLLSRLRKKPPPPPAQDDDPTPSVDATYQRFSNMLRTSLPEDHRNHVRVLVMTDDEMNERRDEMRLEPQFVNSQWKCETCIIGYYSEQQLEDHNKAKHFVRELELVCPVCRAYIPEHMYSFHYGRHRVSYVCLLCDEKLYEPKRVKEHMRAHNKVETTEFRCNVCQKVFNSKHRRKVHKEKEHAPVEEYTCEVCGKTFDRRWSWKDHVKRHNIPNDPVECHVCHKTYKNSITFAMHYRNVHKRATGEKVRCEQCDMQFVNATCLNMHLKYSRKHADPANFKHICYSCGKGFMFERQMKDHIDYVHTGRTDHVCKYCSKMYSSAGGLRKHMKFVHEGGKYEKNKVCTICGKSFTQAAALRQHMNIHNNTRPYQCKVCATSFKNHGALYTHYKLKHLKLKKEDKICIRNLGKEGQRVMTYDPPPTSSLMMAQEPLD
- the LOC105389623 gene encoding zinc finger protein 62 homolog isoform X4 — translated: MDNLCTACLSKDRQLYKLQNLHTIYYTLVPGVEINLPEVQLCWECRCMLRRCHQFQRNVLAARDILVAHFFNPNVDTFGFGVELPLQTESFSKLTKTAPKHEDFTISYDKPSEPTDLEPSDSKSKEINPTVTTTNEEIKQIDSVKVEMLPDDEDCMDTMDIEQPFTPAPIEDPLSDVPSPAFTEVNIKPLQILNKETTTKQPLVVNKVVASPVVTKKLIPVQKLPGTSKTLKKIQIPPHVAKQLQLLASSSTKPVQVRIGNSSEFKNLVLVKKGDVPPLVSVASENKVEVKEEETKEEEKKEVKPKMKVVKRKVKTNVAVKAKSELLKKKLLSRLRKKPPPPPAQDDDPTPSVDATYQRFSNMLRTSLPEDHRNHVRVLVMTDDEMNERRDEMRLEPQFVNSQWKCETCIIGYYSEQQLEDHNKAKHFVRELELVCPVCRAYIPEHMYSFHYGRHRVSYVCLLCDEKLYEPKRVKEHMRAHNKVETTEFRCNVCQKVFNSKHRRKVHKEKEHAPVEEYTCEVCGKTFDRRWSWKDHVKRHNIPNDPVECHVCHKTYKNSITFAMHYRNVHKRATGEKVRCEQCDMQFVNATCLNMHLKYSRKHADPANFKHICYSCGKGFMFERQMKDHIDYVHTGRTDHVCKYCSKMYSSAGGLRKHMKFVHEGGKYEKNKVCTICGKSFTSPKSLREHQNIHSGTRPFACTVCGDTFKQSAALYTHNRLLHLGYKVKGKKVVKAQ
- the LOC105389623 gene encoding zinc finger protein 62 homolog isoform X1, whose amino-acid sequence is MDNLCTACLSKDRQLYKLQNLHTIYYTLVPGVEINLPEVQLCWECRCMLRRCHQFQRNVLAARDILVAHFFNPNVDTFGFGVELPLQTESFSKLTKTAPKHEDFTISYDKPSEPTDLEPSDSKSKEINPTVTTTNEEIKQIDSVKVEMLPDDEDCMDTMDIEQPFTPAPIEDPLSDVPSPAFTEVNIKPLQILNKETTTKQPLVVNKVVASPVVTKKLIPVQKLPGTSKTLKKIQIPPHVAKQLQLLASSSTKPVQVRIGNSSEFKNLVLVKKGDVPPLVSVASENKVEVKEEETKEEEKKEVKPKMKVVKRKVKTNVAVKAKSELLKKKLLSRLRKKPPPPPAQDDDPTPSVDATYQRFSNMLRTSLPEDHRNHVRVLVMTDDEMNERRDEMRLEPQFVNSQWKCETCIIGYYSEQQLEDHNKAKHFVRELELVCPVCRAYIPEHMYSFHYGRHRVSYVCLLCDEKLYEPKRVKEHMRAHNKVETTEFRCNVCQKVFNSKHRRKVHKEKEHAPVEEYTCEVCGKTFDRRWSWKDHVKRHNIPNDPVECHVCHKTYKNSITFAMHYRNVHKRATGEKVRCEQCDMQFVNATCLNMHLKYSRKHADPANFKHICYSCGKGFMFERQMKDHIDYVHTGRTDHVCKYCSKMYSSAGGLRKHMKFVHEGGKYEKNKVCTICGKSFTQAAALRQHMNIHNNTRPYQCKVCATSFKNHGALYTHYKLKHLKLKKEDKICIRNLGKEGQRVMTYDPPPTSSLMMAQEPLD
- the LOC105389623 gene encoding zinc finger protein 62 homolog isoform X3 — encoded protein: MDNLCTACLSKDRQLYKLQNLHTIYYTLVPGVEINLPEVQLCWECRCMLRRCHQFQRNVLAARDILVAHFFNPNVDTFGFGVELPLQTESFSKLTKTAPKHEDFTISYDKPSEPTDLEPSDSKSKEINPTVTTTNEEIKQIDSVKVEMLPDDEDCMDTMDIEQPFTPAPIEDPLSDVPSPAFTEVNIKPLQILNKETTTKQPLVVNKVVASPVVTKKLIPVQKLPGTSKTLKKIQIPPHVAKQLQLLASSSTKPVQVRIGNSSEFKNLVLVKKGDVPPLVSVASENKVEVKEEETKEEEKKEVKPKMKVVKRKVKTNVAVKAKSELLKKKLLSRLRKKPPPPPAQDDDPTPSVDATYQRFSNMLRTSLPEDHRNHVRVLVMTDDEMNERRDEMRLEPQFVNSQWKCETCIIGYYSEQQLEDHNKAKHFVRELELVCPVCRAYIPEHMYSFHYGRHRVSYVCLLCDEKLYEPKRVKEHMRAHNKVETTEFRCNVCQKVFNSKHRRKVHKEKEHAPVEEYTCEVCGKTFDRRWSWKDHVKRHNIPNDPVECHVCHKTYKNSITFAMHYRNVHKRATGEKVRCEQCDMQFVNATCLNMHLKYSRKHADPANFKHICYSCGKGFMFERQMKDHIDYVHTGRTDHVCKYCSKMYSSAGGLRKHMKFVHEGGKYEKNKVCTICGKSFTAAALRQHMNIHNNTRPYQCKVCATSFKNHGALYTHYKLKHLKLKKEDKICIRNLGKEGQRVMTYDPPPTSSLMMAQEPLD